The nucleotide window CGCCCCGAGCTGGGGCAACTTGTCGCGCGAGGTGACGAGCAGCCGATGCCGTACGTCACCGGGCAACAGCGGCAGTACCTGGTCCGGCGAAGACGCGTTGTCGGCCAGGATCAGTACCGCGCCACGCTCTCGCCCCCGCTCGGCGAGCCTCGACCGGTAGAGCGGGGCCCGCTGGTCCATCCCTACGGGAATGTCCTTCGGCTCCACACCGAGCGCACGCAGCAACGCCGCCAAGGCCTGCTCGCCGCTCACCGGTTCGTCGTCGTACCCGTGCAGATCCAGGAAGAGCACCCCGCCCGGAAACCAGCCCCTCCCACACGCCCGGTGCGCCGCTTCACCGGCGAGCGCGGTCTTGCCGATGCCACCGAGCCCGGACAGGGCCGCGACGAGCACCGGCGGCGTCGCCTCGCCGCGATCGGAGGACGGTTCGAGCGCGTCGAGCAGCCGCCCCAGTTCACCCGCCCGACCGGTGAACCCGGCCACCCTCGCAGGCAGCGCGTCCACGGCCGTCGGCGCCGCCGCCGCATGCTGATGGAAGTCGCCCTTGGCGACGAAAGGCCCGTTGAAGGTCGCGTCCCGGGCATCGATGTGGTCCCCGCCGTACCGCCCACCCTCACCGACCACCACGCCATCCCCCGAGCCGCTCCCGAACACAACGCCCCAACACGCTACGCCTCCACGACCCGCCCAACACCCACTCTGGCCAGGCCACTGCGCAGTACCGTGAAGAGGTGCCCGCCACGCCACCCACCAAGGCCGACCACCTGCTCTAAACCCCAACCCTCACCCCTCCGGCAACACCCCGGGCCGGAACGGCTCCACCCCCACCACCCTCCGCACCCGCACCGGCTCGATCAGGATCATCAGCCGCCGCTCGCCGGGCAGCAGCCACGGATACCGCTCCTCCCCGATGTACTTCCGCGTCAGCCGGTCCATGCCCCGTTCCGCCTCCTCCCCCTCCACGAACCGGACCACCCGCCCCCGGATCTCGGCCCGGTCGTAGGGGTTCTCGGTGTCGTGGTGGGACAGGGACACGCTCGGGTTGCGCCGCAGGTTCTCCTCCTTCACGCGCCCCACCGACGTGTTGACCATGACGTACTCATGGGCCCCGTCGCCGTCTCCGTCGACCTCGATGTCCACCCACATGGGCGACACCTGAGGTGCCCCGTCAGGGCCGACCGTCGCCAAGTGCCAGAAGTTCGGCGCCAGTAGGCGCTCACGTATGTGTCCGTCCAGCTTCACCATGAGGTCACCCTTACCCACGAGCGGTTGCTGTGCGCGCACTTCGCCAGTCAGACTGAACTGAGGTACGGATGTGACGACGGGGGTTGGAGCAAGTGGGCGGCACCGGAAGGGACTTGGGGAGCACACCCCCCAATCCGCCCAACCCACCGAGCCCGCCGCCCCCGGCCGCCCAACCGACTGCCACATCGGCCACCCCGACGGGCACCGCCAACTCCATCGACGGCACCCCCCAGATCACGGGCAACGCAATCCAGGTCGGCAACGCGGGAACCATTCACATCCATCCCCCAGCCCCCGCCCCGGCCCCGCCGACAGACCACCCCCTCGGGGACGGAACCCCGCACCCCTCGGTCCCTTCCGTCCCACCACCGCCGACCCCGCAGGTCCACCCCCTCACCCGCCCCCCGCCTCCCCCTCCTCCCGCAACAACCAGCCATCCGGCGTGATCATGCGGGTCGAGCTCGACGAGGAACGGTGCATCTACTTCTACGACGAGGGGATGGCGCGCTACTTCATCGACGCGCACCTGAGGAACATGGGCCTAGGAACATGAGCGATCACCCCGACATCAACCCCGACATCGACCCCGAGACCCAGCGCAGAGCCGTCGCCCTGCTCCAGAACCCCCCGTCCCCGGAGTCGATCACCGACACCAACACGGCCGACCGTGCCCTGAAACCACTCGAACGAGTCCTCCCCGTCACCGAACCGGGCCCGCTGCGCGCCACGCTCCTCTCCAACCTCGGTCTTCTCCGCCTCGCCCGCTTCCGCCACAGCGCAGACGTGACCGATCTCGACTGGGCCATCACCTACCTCGCCGACGCCCTCGTCGCCCAGCTCGACCAGCTCCGGCACAGCAGTGCACCCGCGCTCAGCGCCACGATCCCCAACCTGATCAGCGCGCTCCACACCCGCGCCGAGGTCACCGGCAACGCCGTGGACCTGGACCGGGCGATCTCCTGGGGGCGATACGCCGTCGTCCAGCTGCCGCCCGGCCTCTCCCAGCGGGCCGCCGCCCTCGCCAGTCTCAGCAGCGCGCTCCGCGTCCGGTACGAACACACGGGGAACGACGGCGACCTCACCGAGGCCATCGAACTGGGCCTGCGAGCCGTCGCCGACCTGGAGGATCCGACGGGCCCCGACGCCCTCCGGAAGGACCGCCCGGACCACCCCCGCCTGGCCTCCACCCTCTCCAACCTCGCCAGCGCCTACCTCCTCGCGGGCCGCGTCGACGAAGCCGTCTCCGTCACCGAGAAGGCCCTGGTCAAGGCCCGTACCGCCAACGACCTGCGCACCCAGGCCCGCACCCTCAACAATCTCGCCGGCTCCCTCATCCGCGCGGGCCGGACGGCAAACGCCGTAGAGGCCTACGAAGAGGCCCGGGCCCTGTTCCGCGACCTCGGCGACGCCGAAGGCGCGAAGCGCGTCACCGACAACCTCACCGTCGCCCGCGAACTACTGCCCTCAGCCGAAGCGCAACCCGAGCCCGAGCCTCAGCCTCAGCCCCAGCCGGAACCCCCACCCGAGCCCGAACCGTAGTTTCCTACAATCCGTGATTGTGGCCGAACCGCCCGTAGTCACCGCAGCCCCACGCCCCTAGGTTGTGCGCGTGCACCGACGCCCAGCCCATGAACGGCACGACCGGCATGAACGGCAGCCCCCGCAACAACAGGAACCCGCACAGGCCCCCACCCACACCCCGCCCTTCAACGCCCCGGC belongs to Streptomyces graminofaciens and includes:
- a CDS encoding PPOX class F420-dependent oxidoreductase encodes the protein MVKLDGHIRERLLAPNFWHLATVGPDGAPQVSPMWVDIEVDGDGDGAHEYVMVNTSVGRVKEENLRRNPSVSLSHHDTENPYDRAEIRGRVVRFVEGEEAERGMDRLTRKYIGEERYPWLLPGERRLMILIEPVRVRRVVGVEPFRPGVLPEG
- a CDS encoding tetratricopeptide repeat protein, with protein sequence MSDHPDINPDIDPETQRRAVALLQNPPSPESITDTNTADRALKPLERVLPVTEPGPLRATLLSNLGLLRLARFRHSADVTDLDWAITYLADALVAQLDQLRHSSAPALSATIPNLISALHTRAEVTGNAVDLDRAISWGRYAVVQLPPGLSQRAAALASLSSALRVRYEHTGNDGDLTEAIELGLRAVADLEDPTGPDALRKDRPDHPRLASTLSNLASAYLLAGRVDEAVSVTEKALVKARTANDLRTQARTLNNLAGSLIRAGRTANAVEAYEEARALFRDLGDAEGAKRVTDNLTVARELLPSAEAQPEPEPQPQPQPEPPPEPEP